Proteins encoded together in one Ferroglobus placidus DSM 10642 window:
- a CDS encoding PEP-utilizing enzyme has product MVVLGNGFPKPLEVEVPKELEGWEEMYPPHYIFSEERKEWEERQFWYLDKIHAPDPMYPFDLIFHEAWQIALSQYNTRVFCIPPAQGVAQRILGCYFYICAVEPPSEETIKKKAELFQKRAFWVFQNYKSEKLYEKWEKKFRELGEYVKNIEVPDLPTFEPEERVIPEPRGYYSSYDLMEAYDKLIDAIFKAWQYHFQYLNLSYLAYLTFADVVRKLFPGISESTIGKMVAGADVVMFRPQEELAKLARLAISLGGRVVEILKSDKSPEEKIEELKIFPEGREWLRAFDEAKDPWFYVSCGSGWFHYEGSWINTLEVPFSYLKSYIEMLEKGETIERDIDEIHKAREKLVEEYRKLIKTDEDRKAFDEAYKIVRDIYDYAENHLFWVEHWFHTIVFEKMREFGKLFVRYGMLNEVDDIFLFNRFEIPMIIEDLVTAWALGENVPPRAEYWKRKAQKRKKILEAARNWTPPPALGTVPEEVTEPFTVMLWGITSEKVSEWIKGVTYRPEEVTEIKGFASSSGVVEGKARVIRFLDEIDQVQEGEILVCPNTNPSWAPVFTKIKAAVTDIGGLTSHAAIVCREYGIPAVTGTGIATQVIKTGDIIRVDGDKGVVTIVKRAEE; this is encoded by the coding sequence GTGGTAGTTTTGGGAAACGGATTTCCTAAACCGCTGGAAGTGGAAGTTCCAAAGGAGCTTGAAGGATGGGAAGAGATGTATCCACCCCACTACATATTCAGCGAAGAGAGAAAAGAGTGGGAAGAAAGGCAGTTCTGGTACCTCGACAAAATACACGCGCCAGATCCAATGTATCCCTTCGACTTGATCTTCCACGAAGCTTGGCAGATCGCTTTATCTCAGTACAACACGAGGGTCTTCTGCATTCCTCCAGCGCAGGGAGTTGCCCAGAGAATTCTCGGTTGCTACTTCTACATCTGCGCAGTAGAGCCTCCAAGCGAGGAAACGATTAAGAAGAAAGCCGAGCTGTTTCAAAAAAGAGCTTTCTGGGTTTTTCAGAATTACAAGAGCGAGAAGTTGTATGAAAAGTGGGAAAAGAAGTTCAGAGAGCTCGGAGAGTACGTTAAGAACATAGAAGTTCCTGATTTGCCAACCTTTGAGCCAGAGGAAAGGGTAATTCCGGAGCCAAGAGGGTACTATTCCTCCTACGACTTGATGGAAGCCTACGACAAGCTGATAGATGCGATATTCAAAGCTTGGCAGTACCACTTCCAGTACCTAAATCTGAGCTACTTGGCTTATCTGACTTTTGCTGACGTTGTCAGAAAGCTTTTCCCCGGAATAAGCGAGTCCACGATAGGTAAGATGGTAGCCGGAGCTGACGTGGTGATGTTTCGACCGCAAGAAGAGCTTGCAAAACTTGCGAGGCTCGCCATTTCCCTTGGAGGTAGGGTTGTGGAAATACTGAAATCGGACAAAAGCCCGGAGGAGAAGATTGAGGAATTAAAGATTTTTCCTGAAGGGAGAGAGTGGCTTAGAGCATTTGACGAGGCGAAAGATCCGTGGTTCTACGTCTCCTGCGGTAGCGGATGGTTCCACTACGAGGGAAGCTGGATAAACACCCTTGAAGTCCCCTTCAGCTACTTAAAAAGCTACATAGAGATGCTTGAAAAAGGTGAGACGATAGAGAGAGACATCGACGAGATCCACAAAGCGAGAGAAAAGCTCGTTGAGGAGTACAGAAAGCTAATCAAAACCGACGAAGATAGAAAAGCGTTCGACGAAGCGTACAAGATTGTCAGAGACATTTACGATTACGCCGAAAACCACCTCTTCTGGGTCGAGCACTGGTTCCACACGATAGTTTTTGAGAAAATGAGAGAGTTCGGAAAACTTTTCGTCAGGTACGGAATGCTAAACGAAGTGGACGACATCTTCCTCTTCAATCGCTTCGAAATTCCAATGATCATTGAAGATCTCGTCACCGCTTGGGCTCTGGGAGAAAACGTGCCGCCGAGAGCTGAATACTGGAAGAGAAAAGCTCAAAAGAGAAAGAAGATTCTCGAAGCAGCGAGGAACTGGACTCCTCCGCCAGCTTTGGGAACCGTTCCTGAAGAGGTAACGGAACCATTTACCGTGATGCTCTGGGGAATAACTTCGGAGAAAGTCAGCGAGTGGATTAAAGGTGTTACCTACCGACCGGAGGAAGTCACGGAAATAAAAGGATTTGCATCTTCATCTGGAGTTGTTGAAGGGAAAGCCAGAGTTATAAGGTTCTTGGATGAGATAGATCAGGTGCAGGAGGGAGAGATTCTCGTCTGTCCAAATACTAATCCGAGCTGGGCTCCCGTTTTCACGAAAATAAAAGCTGCTGTGACCGACATAGGAGGATTGACGAGTCACGCTGCGATAGTTTGTAGGGAATACGGAATTCCAGCAGTTACCGGAACGGGAATAGCTACGCAGGTGATAAAAACCGGAGATATAATCAGGGTGGACGGAGATAAGGGAGTAGTAACGATTGTGAAGAGAGCCGAAGAATAG
- a CDS encoding NUDIX domain-containing protein → MKFEVIVRGIVKDGDKVLIGLKRRDDPHPLQGEWHFPGGRLEYEENPWEAVEREIEEETGYKVKAERIIDVIPKKLIWPNEIGEQQTLHVVFSCKLLGGKAKAGDDVEEVKWISVEEIDRYLKKEFLLESSLVREFIES, encoded by the coding sequence ATGAAGTTTGAGGTGATCGTCAGAGGCATTGTTAAGGATGGAGACAAAGTTCTCATCGGATTGAAGAGAAGGGACGATCCTCACCCGCTACAAGGTGAGTGGCACTTCCCCGGGGGAAGGTTGGAGTACGAAGAGAATCCTTGGGAGGCTGTTGAAAGGGAGATCGAGGAAGAGACCGGGTATAAAGTAAAGGCGGAGAGGATTATCGACGTCATTCCTAAAAAGCTCATCTGGCCGAACGAAATTGGAGAGCAGCAAACGCTACACGTAGTCTTTTCTTGCAAACTACTCGGAGGGAAAGCAAAAGCGGGAGACGATGTTGAAGAGGTCAAGTGGATTTCTGTGGAGGAGATAGACCGCTACTTGAAAAAAGAGTTTCTGCTGGAATCGAGTTTAGTTAGGGAGTTCATCGAATCTTGA
- a CDS encoding TrmB family transcriptional regulator, translating into MQEYKSRLTNILEDLGLSKTEAEIYLLLLKKSGASVSELAKEVGLTRQRIYDILENLSEKGLIYVSAQKPRRYYAVSPEVATSMLIRDVEKRLYNLFKLREEFLNIVRSIGVRGNVSNTISYEVTGRRVLISTIKEFINRSDEELAIAATSNESIRIVYEYKPEIFEASERGVKIYLLAPLSELPKDIVETLSKVAICSEFKSSARMYVRDCEEAIIMPSEGSLKERRWYDEAVVLKNRDISRAIRDLILSRFDELPN; encoded by the coding sequence ATGCAGGAATATAAGTCACGGTTGACAAACATTCTGGAAGATCTGGGTTTGAGTAAGACGGAGGCTGAAATATACCTGCTCCTACTGAAGAAGTCCGGGGCTTCAGTCAGCGAGTTAGCCAAGGAAGTTGGATTGACCAGACAGAGAATCTACGACATCCTGGAAAATTTGAGTGAAAAAGGGTTAATCTACGTTTCCGCGCAGAAGCCGAGAAGGTACTACGCTGTGTCTCCGGAAGTGGCTACTTCGATGCTCATAAGAGATGTTGAGAAGAGACTGTATAATTTGTTCAAATTGAGAGAGGAATTTCTTAACATTGTAAGGTCAATAGGTGTAAGGGGAAACGTATCGAACACGATTTCCTACGAAGTGACGGGGAGGAGGGTGTTGATAAGCACGATTAAGGAGTTTATAAACAGAAGCGACGAAGAGCTCGCCATCGCTGCCACAAGCAACGAATCTATTAGGATAGTTTACGAGTACAAGCCCGAGATATTCGAAGCAAGTGAAAGGGGTGTGAAAATATATCTGCTCGCCCCCCTCAGCGAGCTTCCGAAGGATATAGTAGAGACTTTGAGCAAAGTAGCCATCTGCTCGGAATTCAAATCCTCCGCGAGGATGTACGTTAGAGACTGCGAAGAGGCGATAATAATGCCTTCGGAAGGTAGCTTAAAAGAGAGAAGGTGGTACGACGAAGCCGTAGTTTTGAAGAACAGAGACATATCGAGGGCGATAAGAGATCTAATCCTATCAAGATTCGATGAACTCCCTAACTAA
- the ppcB gene encoding phenylphosphate carboxylase subunit beta, with protein MGEFIEKKDYFGVRFPIPRDLRAFIEILEKEGELKRIKAEVDWNLELSHIAKLNEERSGPALLFENIKDYKPGEKRGSKVFTSAFTTPKRVAIALGMDRSAGVVDIAREWMTRVTKGGKIPPKKVSDGPVMENVVEGDKINLLDFPVPQVYPQDGGRYFGTAVYLLTKDPEKGKEWVNLGTYRMMVLDEKSLGVQILKGKDADVMMQKYREMGEKEMPAAAVIGGTPLGFLTGSTLVEYGTSEYEIIGALQGEPVEVIESDLTGLPIDARAEIVAEGFIPVDEKEWRPEGPFGEYTGYYSGKAKEEFPKPWIRVERIMHRNDPIFWVTTVGRPVTDTHMIQSINRTAELWTQLEQMGVPGIQSVYIPPESGGRFWAIISIKQMYPGHGRHAGLAAFATVVGNYGMKGVIVVDDDIRADDLPRVWWALSVRYNPVEDTEIIKKGRSTPLDPSLPIYKDWYDRRLLVSRILIDATTPYEWERKPQVIELDKETVEKLKQRWDEFGFDWKPE; from the coding sequence ATGGGGGAGTTTATAGAAAAAAAGGACTACTTCGGAGTGAGGTTTCCGATACCGAGAGATCTGAGAGCTTTCATTGAAATACTTGAGAAGGAGGGAGAGTTGAAGAGAATAAAAGCGGAGGTCGATTGGAATCTCGAATTGTCGCACATAGCAAAGCTGAATGAAGAAAGAAGCGGTCCGGCTTTACTCTTCGAGAACATAAAGGACTACAAGCCGGGAGAGAAGAGGGGAAGCAAAGTATTCACTTCAGCTTTCACAACTCCGAAAAGGGTTGCGATAGCTTTGGGAATGGACAGAAGCGCTGGGGTTGTTGACATAGCGAGAGAATGGATGACGAGAGTTACGAAGGGAGGAAAGATTCCTCCGAAGAAAGTTAGCGATGGACCAGTTATGGAGAACGTAGTTGAGGGGGACAAAATTAATTTGCTCGATTTTCCAGTGCCGCAGGTTTATCCTCAGGACGGTGGCAGATACTTCGGCACGGCAGTTTACTTATTAACTAAAGATCCAGAGAAGGGGAAGGAGTGGGTAAATCTCGGCACATACAGAATGATGGTCCTCGACGAGAAGAGCTTGGGTGTTCAGATTCTCAAGGGAAAGGATGCCGACGTGATGATGCAAAAGTACAGGGAAATGGGAGAAAAGGAGATGCCAGCAGCAGCAGTTATCGGAGGAACCCCTCTCGGCTTCCTAACTGGAAGCACCCTCGTCGAATACGGGACGAGCGAGTACGAGATAATCGGTGCTTTGCAAGGTGAGCCAGTAGAAGTTATCGAGAGCGATTTGACCGGTTTGCCTATAGATGCGAGGGCAGAAATTGTCGCGGAGGGATTCATTCCGGTTGACGAAAAAGAGTGGAGACCCGAGGGACCTTTCGGAGAGTACACTGGCTACTACTCAGGAAAAGCTAAAGAGGAATTTCCAAAGCCTTGGATTAGAGTGGAGAGGATAATGCATAGAAACGATCCGATATTCTGGGTGACAACTGTCGGAAGACCGGTTACTGACACGCACATGATTCAGTCTATAAACAGAACAGCCGAGCTATGGACTCAGCTCGAACAGATGGGAGTTCCGGGAATACAGTCCGTCTACATACCTCCAGAAAGCGGTGGAAGATTCTGGGCGATAATTTCTATAAAGCAGATGTATCCGGGACACGGAAGGCATGCAGGATTGGCAGCTTTCGCCACAGTCGTCGGAAACTACGGAATGAAGGGAGTCATTGTTGTAGATGACGACATAAGAGCTGATGATTTGCCGAGAGTCTGGTGGGCTTTGTCGGTGAGGTACAACCCGGTCGAAGACACCGAGATTATAAAGAAGGGTAGGTCAACGCCTTTAGATCCCTCACTGCCGATATACAAGGACTGGTACGACAGAAGGTTGCTGGTTTCGAGAATCCTCATAGATGCAACGACTCCCTACGAATGGGAGAGGAAGCCGCAGGTTATAGAGCTCGACAAAGAAACTGTGGAAAAGCTGAAGCAGAGGTGGGACGAGTTCGGCTTCGACTGGAAGCCGGAGTAA
- a CDS encoding HAD family hydrolase, with the protein MVKWIGFDYGQCLMDSSNRKVEYWMAAVFIDEEKERPGIINEKVKLYNELIEKYGDFRRLHEKGRHEVEEKVLENNPCLIKRYYEVEQKLLKPADGAEDALRYLKKKGYVLDVVSDMSTVNVIINFLNNYNLRHFFSNIYSPIGVVRESGEIDESFKGVSKEDGSLYEKLKEDLERRGIDVSEAVMVGDHPVKDVEMAKKYGFITVHYDVKGKPSDKADYVISHFSELKKIF; encoded by the coding sequence TTGGTTAAGTGGATCGGCTTCGATTACGGACAATGCTTGATGGACTCTTCGAACAGAAAAGTCGAGTACTGGATGGCAGCAGTTTTCATAGACGAAGAAAAGGAAAGACCGGGGATAATAAACGAGAAGGTGAAGCTTTACAACGAGCTGATAGAGAAGTACGGAGATTTTAGAAGGTTGCACGAAAAGGGGAGGCACGAGGTTGAGGAGAAAGTTCTCGAGAACAATCCGTGTTTGATAAAGAGGTATTACGAAGTGGAACAAAAGCTTCTAAAACCAGCGGATGGAGCTGAAGACGCTCTGAGGTATCTGAAAAAGAAGGGCTACGTTCTCGACGTAGTTTCTGATATGAGCACGGTGAACGTGATAATCAATTTCCTAAACAACTACAACCTCCGCCACTTCTTCTCCAACATCTACTCCCCTATTGGTGTTGTTAGAGAGAGCGGAGAAATCGACGAGAGCTTTAAAGGAGTTTCAAAGGAAGACGGAAGCCTTTACGAGAAGTTGAAGGAAGACCTCGAGAGGAGAGGAATTGACGTTTCCGAGGCTGTAATGGTTGGAGATCATCCGGTGAAGGATGTTGAAATGGCAAAGAAGTACGGATTCATAACCGTCCACTACGACGTGAAAGGAAAACCTTCGGACAAAGCGGATTACGTAATAAGCCACTTCTCGGAGCTTAAAAAGATATTTTAA
- a CDS encoding benzoate-CoA ligase family protein produces MPISGEKFEFNVPERMNLAEIVVDRQAERFPEKTAIVCVGSEKMGIKEEKVTFKELKDLTNKAANAFINEGMSFDDRVLIVLPDSIDFYIAFYGAIKLGAVPVPVNTYLFEEDYAYFLEDSRAKFAVIYSGFEKALKAAENSKYLKEVFTEKDLRELTNKASSEFEPLKLSKDSMAFWLYSSGTTGKPKGVVHLHHDPIFVCESYHRRVLGLSSEDVCYSVSKLFFAYGLGSCGYGSLYFGATVVVDPERPDPERAAEILEKYGVTALFTVPSFYARLVEIDRDVKHKLRIAVSGGEPLPEAVWYKFKEKFGVEIVEHIGSTEALYAFIGHYPGKVKPGYTGVVMPGWEVKLVDENGNEIVEDGIPGKLLIKGDSVAAFYWEKHEKTKKAFLGEWYDTGDTFVKEGEYFKYHGRADDLIKTRGLWVSPVKVENALLKHPAIEECAVVQGFNEKKLEVVAAYVVLRKGYDESVVDDVKRFLREQGLKGFEIPEKWVFVRELPRTATGKIQKYKLRMKEFEEAFGK; encoded by the coding sequence ATGCCCATTTCCGGAGAAAAGTTCGAATTTAACGTTCCGGAAAGAATGAATTTAGCGGAGATCGTTGTTGACAGGCAAGCTGAAAGGTTTCCAGAAAAAACGGCAATTGTTTGCGTTGGAAGCGAAAAAATGGGAATAAAAGAGGAGAAGGTAACATTTAAAGAGTTGAAAGATTTGACGAATAAAGCTGCGAACGCTTTTATTAATGAAGGAATGAGCTTTGACGACAGAGTTCTAATAGTTTTGCCCGACTCCATAGACTTCTACATCGCCTTTTACGGAGCTATAAAGCTCGGAGCCGTGCCAGTGCCTGTAAACACGTATCTTTTCGAGGAGGATTACGCTTACTTCTTGGAAGATTCCCGGGCTAAATTTGCGGTAATTTACAGCGGTTTCGAAAAAGCTTTGAAAGCAGCTGAAAATTCGAAGTATCTCAAAGAAGTTTTTACTGAAAAAGATTTGAGGGAACTTACGAATAAAGCATCTTCGGAATTCGAACCTTTAAAGCTCAGCAAGGATTCGATGGCTTTCTGGCTTTACAGTTCCGGAACGACCGGAAAGCCGAAGGGAGTTGTTCATCTCCACCACGATCCGATCTTCGTTTGCGAAAGCTATCACAGAAGAGTTCTCGGACTGAGCAGCGAAGACGTGTGCTACTCCGTTAGCAAGCTCTTCTTCGCCTACGGACTCGGAAGCTGCGGATACGGTAGTTTATACTTCGGGGCAACAGTGGTGGTTGATCCGGAAAGACCCGATCCGGAGAGAGCTGCAGAAATACTCGAAAAATACGGAGTTACAGCTTTGTTTACCGTCCCATCTTTCTACGCGAGGCTCGTAGAAATTGATAGGGATGTGAAGCATAAGTTAAGAATCGCTGTGAGCGGAGGAGAGCCTTTGCCGGAAGCTGTATGGTACAAGTTCAAAGAGAAGTTCGGAGTTGAGATAGTTGAGCATATAGGATCAACCGAGGCTTTGTACGCTTTCATCGGTCACTATCCGGGGAAAGTCAAGCCCGGATACACCGGAGTCGTAATGCCCGGGTGGGAGGTTAAGCTTGTCGACGAGAACGGAAACGAAATAGTCGAGGACGGGATTCCCGGCAAACTTTTGATTAAGGGTGACTCGGTGGCTGCTTTTTACTGGGAAAAGCACGAAAAGACGAAAAAAGCCTTTCTCGGAGAGTGGTACGACACTGGCGACACCTTCGTTAAAGAGGGCGAATACTTCAAGTACCACGGAAGGGCAGACGACTTGATAAAAACGAGAGGGCTTTGGGTTTCTCCGGTTAAAGTTGAGAACGCTTTATTAAAGCATCCGGCGATAGAAGAATGCGCAGTTGTGCAGGGATTTAACGAGAAAAAACTCGAGGTCGTTGCGGCTTACGTTGTTCTAAGGAAAGGATACGACGAAAGCGTTGTGGATGATGTAAAAAGATTTTTGAGGGAGCAGGGGCTGAAAGGCTTCGAAATCCCTGAGAAATGGGTTTTTGTCAGAGAACTTCCGAGAACCGCTACTGGAAAAATTCAAAAATACAAGTTGAGGATGAAAGAGTTTGAGGAGGCGTTTGGGAAATGA
- a CDS encoding UbiX family flavin prenyltransferase, with product MRIVVALTGASGQIYGIRLLEYLSKTDIETHLVISPAAKENIEIETEYSVEYVESLADFCYDYMDFTAPIASGSFKHDGMIVIPCSIKTASAIANSLNYNLIIRAADVTLKERRKLVLVVRETPLHSGHLRMLAKLSDLGAIVYPPVPAFYSKPKSLDDIVNHTVGRALDLLGVENNLYKPWMGRESISEKEFNL from the coding sequence ATGAGGATCGTCGTAGCTCTAACGGGAGCTTCCGGACAGATTTACGGAATAAGGCTTCTCGAATACTTAAGTAAAACGGATATCGAGACGCATCTTGTTATCTCTCCGGCTGCCAAAGAAAATATAGAGATAGAGACGGAATACAGCGTAGAATACGTTGAGAGCTTGGCGGATTTCTGCTACGACTACATGGACTTCACGGCTCCAATAGCAAGCGGAAGTTTCAAGCACGACGGGATGATCGTGATCCCCTGCTCGATCAAAACAGCTTCGGCGATAGCAAACAGCCTCAACTACAACCTGATAATCAGAGCAGCAGACGTGACTTTGAAGGAGAGGAGAAAGCTCGTTCTCGTCGTTAGAGAGACTCCGCTTCATTCCGGTCACTTGAGGATGCTCGCCAAGCTTTCGGATCTCGGAGCGATAGTATACCCGCCAGTTCCAGCGTTTTACTCCAAACCGAAGAGCTTGGACGACATCGTAAATCACACGGTGGGAAGAGCCCTCGATCTTCTCGGAGTTGAGAACAACCTCTACAAACCTTGGATGGGCAGGGAGAGTATATCGGAGAAGGAGTTCAATTTGTAA
- a CDS encoding HAD family hydrolase, giving the protein MPGAESTPCEERMTFKALIFDFEGTLVNFAWDLSKAVKEAKSVLEERGIEIESSNYAEIYNFVASYHPSLISLIDNIYDKYDLEAFKRWKLREGVKEVLEKLRVKKAVVSNVSKDVLKKALEKFQIAGSFEVVIGRKDVQLLKPSPMGILKAIESLKVSKKDVLFVGDSRSDVEACKRAGIKIAVLEGENKFSELDADYKLNSFSDILSLPIQGL; this is encoded by the coding sequence ATGCCCGGAGCTGAAAGCACTCCTTGCGAGGAAAGAATGACGTTCAAAGCACTAATCTTCGACTTTGAGGGGACACTTGTCAACTTCGCTTGGGATTTGAGTAAGGCAGTGAAAGAAGCGAAAAGCGTTCTCGAAGAGAGGGGAATTGAGATCGAGAGTAGCAACTACGCCGAGATATACAACTTCGTAGCTTCATATCATCCATCCTTAATTTCTTTGATCGACAATATCTACGACAAGTACGATTTAGAGGCTTTTAAGAGGTGGAAGCTTAGAGAGGGAGTCAAGGAAGTTCTCGAAAAGCTGAGGGTTAAAAAGGCGGTGGTTTCTAACGTAAGCAAGGACGTTTTGAAAAAAGCTCTTGAAAAATTTCAAATAGCCGGCAGCTTCGAGGTTGTTATAGGAAGAAAGGACGTTCAGCTTTTAAAACCGTCTCCGATGGGAATATTAAAAGCGATCGAATCGCTTAAGGTCAGCAAAAAAGATGTTCTCTTCGTAGGTGATAGCAGATCAGATGTGGAGGCTTGCAAAAGAGCCGGAATTAAAATAGCTGTTTTGGAGGGGGAAAATAAATTTTCAGAGCTTGATGCCGATTACAAATTGAACTCCTTCTCCGATATACTCTCCCTGCCCATCCAAGGTTTGTAG
- a CDS encoding molybdopterin-containing oxidoreductase family protein, with translation MIIKTACELCAWSCGMDVKVEKGRITSVKGMKEHPLNFGRLCPKGSVAPDYIYSKERVTRPMVKEGEKWKKVDWDYAIELVAENLKEIREEDPRYFATIIGMPILLGGSSTVGFIRRFMDVYGTPNCFSPESMCYRHQIIGYILTIGKFNVADVDNANCIIVWAHNPHASKPPLAWRIDKARERGAKLIVIDPRRTKVAKMADIHASIRPGSDTYLALGLMKVIIEEELYDKEFVSNYCVGFEELKNHVAKYSLEEIAERTWVEAETITEIARTFATTKPACIVQGVNALDQVPTGVQNARSVAILHALTGNIDVKGGFVRAARVHTRNLRLVEMLEDVPLGIKEHPLFYQVWETHLGEGQGMYLYDAVLEGKPYPIKSIFVAGSNPALTWPNSNKVVEMLKKVEFLAVMDMFMTETAKHADVFLPAASFLERYELVDYYSVIFGIPYMMLRKKVIEPLGEAKSDVEFWLELAKKMGFDNYFPWTSVEEVLDYVLEPTGYSFEDLNEKYPSGVWTGEVKYEEYKKRGFKTPSGKVEIYSETLKKLGYDPIPTPKEPSESPYSEKAKEYPLILTTGARDVYYTHSQMRNVEKMRRILPEAYVEINPKTAEKFGVKDGDKVIVKTERGSIVVRAKVTEDIAPGVINIPHGWSEGNVNVLTSNKPGDPISGCPELKALLARKE, from the coding sequence ATGATAATCAAGACAGCTTGCGAGCTTTGCGCTTGGAGTTGCGGAATGGATGTGAAAGTTGAAAAGGGAAGAATAACGAGTGTTAAGGGAATGAAGGAGCACCCTCTCAATTTTGGAAGGCTCTGCCCGAAAGGAAGCGTCGCTCCAGATTACATCTACTCGAAAGAAAGAGTGACGCGTCCGATGGTCAAGGAAGGAGAGAAGTGGAAAAAGGTTGACTGGGATTATGCTATAGAGCTCGTGGCTGAGAATTTGAAGGAGATAAGAGAAGAGGACCCGAGGTACTTTGCTACGATAATCGGAATGCCGATACTTCTCGGAGGTTCATCTACTGTAGGCTTCATAAGGAGGTTTATGGATGTCTATGGTACTCCAAACTGCTTCTCTCCCGAGAGCATGTGTTACAGGCATCAGATAATAGGCTACATTCTCACGATCGGAAAGTTCAACGTAGCTGATGTAGACAATGCTAACTGCATAATCGTCTGGGCTCACAATCCCCACGCTTCCAAGCCACCTTTGGCTTGGAGGATAGACAAAGCCAGAGAAAGAGGAGCGAAGCTTATAGTAATCGATCCGAGAAGAACCAAGGTTGCGAAGATGGCTGACATACACGCCTCAATTAGACCGGGCAGCGACACCTACTTAGCTTTGGGGTTGATGAAAGTCATAATCGAAGAGGAGCTTTACGATAAGGAATTTGTCTCCAATTACTGCGTCGGCTTTGAAGAATTGAAAAATCACGTAGCCAAATATTCTCTGGAGGAAATAGCCGAAAGAACGTGGGTTGAAGCAGAGACGATTACTGAGATTGCAAGAACTTTCGCAACAACAAAGCCGGCATGCATAGTCCAAGGGGTGAACGCTCTGGATCAGGTTCCTACTGGCGTGCAGAACGCGAGGAGCGTGGCTATTCTCCACGCTTTAACGGGGAACATCGATGTAAAGGGAGGATTTGTCAGAGCTGCAAGAGTCCACACGAGAAACCTCAGGCTCGTGGAAATGCTGGAAGACGTGCCTCTCGGAATTAAGGAGCACCCCCTATTCTACCAAGTCTGGGAAACTCATCTTGGCGAGGGGCAGGGGATGTATTTATACGACGCTGTCCTCGAAGGAAAGCCGTACCCAATTAAAAGCATCTTTGTCGCCGGATCAAATCCGGCTTTAACCTGGCCCAACTCGAATAAAGTCGTGGAGATGCTGAAGAAGGTGGAATTTCTGGCGGTTATGGATATGTTCATGACGGAAACAGCAAAACACGCAGATGTTTTCTTACCCGCCGCCTCTTTCCTTGAAAGATACGAGCTCGTCGACTACTACAGCGTGATATTCGGAATTCCCTACATGATGCTGAGGAAGAAGGTGATAGAGCCTTTGGGAGAGGCTAAGAGTGACGTGGAATTCTGGCTTGAGCTTGCGAAGAAAATGGGATTCGATAACTACTTCCCGTGGACGAGCGTTGAAGAAGTTCTCGATTACGTTTTGGAGCCTACCGGCTACTCCTTCGAAGATCTGAACGAAAAATATCCTTCAGGAGTTTGGACTGGAGAAGTAAAGTACGAAGAGTACAAGAAGAGAGGATTCAAAACTCCGAGCGGGAAAGTCGAGATATACTCGGAAACTTTGAAAAAACTCGGCTACGATCCGATTCCAACCCCGAAAGAGCCGAGCGAAAGTCCGTACAGCGAAAAAGCCAAGGAATATCCTTTAATTCTAACTACCGGGGCGAGGGACGTTTACTACACCCATTCCCAAATGAGAAACGTGGAGAAGATGAGAAGAATTCTTCCGGAGGCTTACGTTGAGATAAATCCGAAAACTGCAGAGAAGTTCGGAGTGAAGGACGGAGACAAGGTTATCGTCAAAACCGAGAGGGGAAGCATAGTCGTCAGAGCTAAAGTTACCGAAGACATAGCCCCGGGAGTAATAAACATCCCCCACGGATGGAGCGAAGGGAACGTTAACGTTCTTACCTCAAACAAGCCCGGAGATCCGATTTCCGGATGCCCGGAGCTGAAAGCACTCCTTGCGAGGAAAGAATGA